Sequence from the Helianthus annuus cultivar XRQ/B chromosome 13, HanXRQr2.0-SUNRISE, whole genome shotgun sequence genome:
ACCCACCCAAGCCAAAACTTGGGTCCGCTCTTGGGCTTGAAATTTAAGCGCAGCTATACATGGTCTTGATTCCAAGTTTATTATATTAAAATGATATGACTGGAAAAAAATGCAAAATAATCTCCACAATATACTAAAAAATAAGAAAAGGCCAAAACAGTTTTATTAAACCTGGCGCGCCTAGCTAAGCCGATTGAAAAGAGCCGCGCCGGTGTATGTATGGGGTAGAGGTTCCAGAAGCACACGTGGAGGTAATCCGGACCTACATGAGaatttatagtttataaaatttaatttcCATTTGGAGTCCGCTCACTTGCTTCAATGCAGCTGGAGCGCATGGTTTTATATTACGGGTACAACACAACCCTACACTTTTACTATATTTATATTCTTAACCTTTTTGTATTCATTTCTAACTCAATCAACCCCTTTACCTTATACTTTttaatttttactttttttaacgAAAGAAACTCACGTGTAAACTCATCCTATTCGGGGCTATGTCTAAGGTCAATTCCTCGACTGCCGTGAGACCGTACCCTCTGATGCTGGGAACCAGGATGAAATCCGTAAACACTCACCCCGTGTTAGGTTCGAACCCGGGATTAAAGCCTAGATCCGTCTCTTCAGCCAGATGTCCGTCAGAAATGGCTAAGCAGGAATTTAATTTACGTCTCCACTAAAAAGGCTGACCTCTTTACCATTGGACCAGATTCTCAATAGTTGTAATTTTTACTTAATACAATATAACTATGAAAACTAgaggtgttcaaaaaactcgtggctcgcagctcgttcgaaactcgctcgaaaaaagctcgaagaaagctcggctcgaaattggctcggttgttaacgagccagctcggctcgactcggctcggtttgtaaatgagccgagATCGAGCTTGctctggctcggctcgtgagctcgtgagctggctcgacaaggtttacatccttcatttttttttgtcccacatcgcttagaaaaccaaaactaagggagtatttcccctataaaagaagataaaacaatgtacaaagtgaattaactatttatacttgcatatttagtcatatggttaaattaaatggcaattatggcccttagtctatgaagaaattcatttttaagggctttttaagtagtaaattttgcggttttttgttagttcgagctaaatcgagccgagccgagctagctcgaattctaatcgagccgagctcgagcctcaaatctcagctcgatttgaaattcgagctcgagccgagccagctcgaatcgagtttgagccgagctcgagctggtctagctcggctcgactcggctcgtttacaaacctaATGAAAACtaaggccgtggggtatggggcgggacttttggcgtgggttggggtaaaacgcccaagtcatcaccccgggtgggcttgggtttgtggcgtggcccttggggcttgggtttcaagccgggcatGGGGCGGTTTGGCCAAGCGAGCAGGCGGACTCTGATTTGCTCACCCCGCCACGTCAGGCGGgtgttttaaattttgaaatttaaaattcaaattggtCCCCCCATCCCcccatttttataaatgttgtgtgatttttttataaattttttgtatttaaaaaaaaaaaaaccatttatgCCACGCGGttcacccaacccaagcccaacccatgccccgccataccccgcggacacgtaACCCGGCAGTGGGCTGGCTCCGCAGACACGTGTCACCAAATGCCCAACCCAAGTCCCAaccccccgccccaccataccccacgtcctaacaacaaaaaaaaatgatattACCTTTTTTTACTAAATATATCAACCTTTAGCCAAGTTTCATGGTTCGCTAACATAAACGTTTTTTTTTAATCTGATTTAAATGTGGTAAGATTGATAGCGATagtatttttttataattgtttaaATAGACTATAATCAATATAATTTTTTTACTAAGTAATTTAACCCTAAGCCAGGTTTctttattaacaaaaaaaaatgttagtATTTATACAATTTTGTAGTTAtattgtttatttaatttttttatctgACTTAAATAATGTAACAAGATTGATAGTGATAATCCTTGTTATATTGGTTTAACAGACTAGAATCAATATAATTGTTTTTACTAAATATATTTAAACCATCGGCCAAGCTTCTTGATTAACAAACATAAGTGATTTTTTtagttcatttatttattttttactaggttagaaccccgtgtattacacgggttgaataaatgtatttttatataacaaataatataaaaatatatatttctttagAAATCTTgtttattatacgggttgaataaatgtatttttatataacaaataatataaaaatatatatttctttagAAATCTTGTTTattatacgggttaaataaatataattttatttatcaaataataaaacaatatataattaaaaatctagtgtattatatgggttgaataaatgtaattttatatattaaataataaaaaaaatttatatttttagaaaccccgtgtattgtacgggttgagtaaatttaattttatatattaaataatgaaaaaagttacatttttaagaatctcatgtgttatacgggttgagcacatgtaattttatatatcgaataataaaaagttatatctttataaactctatgtattatatggattgaataaatctaactttatatactacataataaaaaaagttatatttttaaaaaccccgtgtattacacgagttgcataaatgtaattttgtatggttaaaaataaaaatgttatatctttaaaaaaccacgttgaatttaataaaaaaatatatctggTTACTACTTTTCTTGGTGTACATAATCAGTTTTCACATGATTTGCCTCCTAGGATTTTTTTGACTCGTTAACATTAATTAATTTTACCTAAGTTATTTCTAAGGGGTGTGATAAATATACCAAAGGTAAAGATTAATATACCCAAAAGTCAAATTTAGTAATAATTTAATAATGATTAActactttattatattattttattataaggTTAAAAGGaataattatgttttattataaaaaGTTATCCTACATGTTTTTTTCTCACAAAAATCCCTATACTTATCTTTTGCACGTTAAAATCCCTCAACCTAGTATTTTCGAACATAATAAAAACTTGCAACCTGTTGAACCGGATACAATTTTTTAGATGAACTGCTACAAAGAAATGCTTCAAACCTAATCAATGTTTAGAAAAATGCTGCGTAGATGATGATAGTTCCTTTCACCATTTACTCCCCTTCCCAAACTCTAATTTGTCTCTTGACCTTGCTGCCAATGATTTTgttcttcatcttcaattcagtCCTTGAACAGCATCTTTAAATAGCATCGACTGACCTCAAATAAAATAGGAGAAGAGGAAGATACACGTGGACTATGAGTACACATATACAAGGGACGAACATCTATCCATCTTTTTTCTATCTATAGCTCTGTTTTAATCTCCAAAATAACATCTTTaattttactaaattattttataatattacccactcatttagagaaattattattattattattattattattattattattattaaatctgataaatattttaaaatattagattatctcctatacgaattgtttaaatttatattaaatttaattttataattatcttttaattgatggcttcaatgaatgacatgtgtccctttattggtttcttttattatatagtatagatttgaTTTAAATGTAACGAGATTGATAGTGAAAATATATTAATCTTTATTATAATCGTTTAATAGATCAGCATCAAGTATTcaaaaatttttagaaaaataatgtGTAAATTATAATTCTAATAGCTGCCCTATCCAATAGAAAGTAATACtcaactagtttttttatattgtgcgttgcggcgaaaccgagcaaatgataatgtaaaacaaacgtgatttgaaaatagagcatgttgtttagaaattcaagccattagaacgatttagtttatcatcgtaccgttttatgatatcaaataaatactttatgttgagtataacctcgttttaacaaagcttataacggaatgtcaagAAAAGAAATCAATCACAAATACGTACTTAAGTTTTAGGAAAACGTTATAACCGtaacttattaaagaagtatcaaattaatcgataaattaataaatgctaaaaaaagaaaaaaaaataattattaaaaaaaggtaaaggaaatagatgtttaaataaatatgttattaaaagtaaatataataataaattattataatatattaaataataaaataataaaatataatagtagattattataatatattaaataattaaataataaaaaactatatattattataaaaattaaattacTATTTATCGTTCTTCGAAatcaatatatataatataatataatatgaaACTTTTGATATTGTTTATAGATTTTTATCTATCTCCATGTTACAATAAGTAAATAAGAAAAAAGTATAGATTTTTATGACGAATAAAAGAGTAAACAAAAGATGacaataaataaaacttaaaggTCTAAAAGTAAATTCGAGAAAGCTTGAAGGGTTAAAAAAGGCTCGCAGCCAGACCCTTACTTTTCCTTTTTCATGAATTCTTTTTGTTAGACCATGCGTAATGGTGTAAcattataatgcccccaccatggggcgttttgcgccatgtggcagcccagtcagcaaggggcattataccataaaatggtgtagtggggcattattcagataatgcccatgcaatcatttcccaattattttttttaaactttaaatactttattaaataaaaaaaatacaatactagaaataaaaaacataaaatccgattaaataaaaaaaatactacaaataaaaaaattaaaatccgaATATAAAAAAAAAGACTAGTTTTCATCTTCGCTTTCTTCACCCTCGTCCTCCGTTTCTTCCTCTCCCTCCGGTGGAACAtaccgaaccgaccatgcgtggtgtagtaaatcaaccattaactgggaatggtacggttcgtaacgcaactctcgcgcgttattcactctttcttccattgacgCCTGCGGATGCTCTTCTTGAACGGCTTCTGGCACATAATTCTGGCATATTGcctttccttcgtcttccaaaatcatgttgtgcatgattatacacgcgtacatagcatctctcattttttgcttgctccatgcacgacaaggatttctcaaataatgccagcgttgtttaagaaccccaaagcatctctcaatgtcttttcgtgaagactcttgaacctttttaaaaTATGCTCTTTTTTCATCAAAAGGATCACTATACGTTTTCACGAAAATCGAATACCTAGGATATATTCCGTCGCTCAAGTAATATCCATGAGGGTAATAGTTTCCATTTGCGTAAAACGACGCTTTAGGAGCTTTGCCAGAAATCCACTCCTCTAACAGCGGAGATTGTTCAAAAACGTTGatatcattgcatgacccgaccacgccaaagtaagcagaccaaacccaaaggtcctgtGAAGCAACCGCCTGAAGAATAATAGTGGGTCCTTTTTGGTCACCACGTGTGTGTTGGCCTCGCCATGCAGTCGGGCAGTTATCCCAACGCCAATGCATGCAATCTATGCTCCCGATCATACCAGGCAAACCATGCTCGGCATTATGTACCTCGTAGATCTTTTGAAGGTCCTCCCATGTAGGCGTTCTAAGATAACGCGCACCGTACACATCAattatacctttataaaaaaaaaaatagtcacaaaaaaaaattaaagaaattgtAAACATAGACAAAAAAATAAAAGTGTAAAGTATAGGAATTTTACCGCGACAAAAATGCTCCAAGCTATCTCTCGTTGTTTTCTCCCCCATTTTTAGATACTCGTCATTGATGTCGGTAGTGTTTCCATAAGCAAGGATTCGTAACGCCGAGGTACACTTTTGGATACCGGTAAATCCAAGTTCCCCTCTCGCATCcgctttttgtttaaaaaaatcgtAGTTGGCTTCCAAGTCGTGGACTATACGTAGAAATAACCGCTTACTCATTCGGAAACGACGTCTAAACATTTCGTTCGAATATGTCGGCTCCTCGTCAAAATAATCCTTCATCAAACGATCGTGTGCCCCGCGTCGGTCTCGTTCAATATAACCTCTTTTACCTTTTTTGGCTTGTGGGCGACGACAATGCTCGGCATATCTCATCGCTAGTTTACAAGCACccgtaaccgcctcttgctcaaCCTCCTCATCGGTTGAACCATCGCCATCCGCAAAAAACTCGTGATAGCAATAGTTTAGCATGGAGGAAGAACTAGGAGAATCCATCAAGTTTTTATAAAATTCTTGTATTTTTTAGAGAGTTTTTGTGATTATTTGAGTTGAAAATGTTTgagggtatatatatatatatatagggggaaataaaaaaaaaaaaaaaaataaaaactagccGTTAGCAACTAGCCGTTTGATTCGTCCGTTCCACATTCTCGAGCGTTTTAAAAATCACGCCAAaacaaatttttttcaaaaaaaacgccgGAAAACGCCCCGTGTAATGGCGAATCCGGCGTTATGCAgcgttttttttcaaatttttttaaaaaaaacgccccgtTACGGGGGGTCTTATTTTCCTCAATTTGGATATGGTTTTGGCGCGGATTTCTAGGTTATGTTTTGGCTTAAATAATTAcgatattaaatattaaataatttaataataattaaaccaTAATAAATAATTTCATAACTATTAATCTAACATCGCGCATTCTGGCAATAGTTCTGGCAAAATTTTGGTTGTATTGGTTCGTTTTATTACAATCGAACATCAATATAGCAACATAAATAAATAGCATAATATACGTAACTTTGTGTAAGAAAATGAAACCTAGATGTAGCACCTTTGTAGCTTAACGTGCACACGGTATTAataactttattaaagtttaGAGGTTATAGTCTAAATTTATTAAAAagcaaaagtttatttttattaaaattgagAGGTCGTATCATAAACTTATTAATATTAAGAGGGTGTAAATGAAACTATGAAGTAAAAGACAAAATTCATTGCTACTCTCATCACCTAATTAGAAATAGTTGTACTTTATGCCTTTAAAATTGTAAATCACTATTAACAAAAGTTGGTAATTGGTAATTATATGTTattacaatacaatacaatataattataatataatataatgttcATATAATCATGGGcatagtgggggcgggagggggcgaccgaccctccgaacttttcgctcagtagtgtagagtatgtagttttcgtataaatttttggggatatacgttttcgaccccccgttttatagaaatttGGGGGTATATACGTTTGTTTCCGACctcccggtcggaaatctcaaactTCACCACTGCATATAATTAGAAGGACTTCGatctattaattaataataataattaaaccaTAATAAATAATTTCATAATGTTCATATAATTAGAAGTATTTCATAATGTTCATATAATTAGAAGGAGTTGgatctattattattattatgttctAGTCTTCTAGAAGGCTCTCTCACACGATACATGAATTCAGGGACCACCTTTGTTTTAGAATCAACTTCCTTGTACATGTGTTAAAATAATGTAGCAGTGGAAGAGACGGTTACATAATTATTTTGTGTAGTAGAGAAAAAGCAATAATTACAGACATTTTTGAGGTTATCAAACTGTTATGGCTTTTATATTGAGTGTCTCTCTGTACACACATCACATACATATATGTTTTTAACGTATTTAAGCCTAAGTTAGAAATAACGTGCCAATCATTATGATACGGGGtgttgtggccaaggtcgactactcgatcGCCGCCAGCCCATTGGCTCTTTCAGATGCGCAGAAACTCGACCTCCACCTGTCCGAAGGCATGACAGTGCAATAATCGGTAAAACTTCgtctcccatccaagacgaaccgtcgccacccgtattcgcccttcacctggatgccgcagaaaataatggggagagtggGAGTCAAACCTGAGTCACAAGAAACACCAAATTTTTCCCTAACCACTCCACCACTTTGAGAATCATCAAAACATTTGTGCGTCATTTAAAAACTTAACGAAAGTCAGTTAATCATTTATGATACAAAAAGTACAAGTTCCTAATGCCATTTACAAAGGTATGAGCATAAGAAAGACTATCTCCAATGCATTTTTAACACCCTTATTCTTAGAAGCGGCCCTTACATGCCCTTACCATTGGAGCAATGGTGCCCTTTGAAGCCCTTAACAATGAAGCCCTTAATTATGGATGCATATTTGTATTGGTTTTGGTGATAAGGTGGACCTATActaaaaaacaaaaacttttaTTTAAGAATTGTGTGTAGTGAGTAGGTGATGAGGTGGAAATTTAGGAGAGTAAGGATATTTGTAAGGTTGAAGATGAAATGAAAGTTTTTAAGGATTTATAAGGATATGATGTGGTAGCTAAGGATACTTAAGAGGCACCCGTAGCGTTGAAGATAGTCTTATAGATAACTTATGTTGAAACATCtcgtcaaaagtcaaaacatatGTTCTTTGACATAAAACCAAAAATGtcacattctggatttttgaTGCACAACTTATGTTAGATTTCACCTTCTAAACTTTTTGCATAACTAGACTATACATCGGAAGTCTATGAAAATcagaattataaaaatatcaaacctttgcatgtgttcacaagtaatgttagagcattcacatctaaTCCATCAGATTTTGTGTGtggagtttttataatataaagagtataaaaagtggttgtgagtagataagagagaaaatgttattgttcatctgtatatttgaggggacactgttcaccctctataattttttaatatattttgaaagtggttgtgagtggaggagagagagaaaaggtaatgataaaggtataaaaaatattatttaattgaaaaggagagagaaaatgtagtgttttttagtgtaatttagggtaaaaatatagtggaatggatgtgaatgctcttaaaaGCTACTTTACTATTCGGTCTGAGTTTGTTGTTAGAACACTATAGTTCTTTCTTTAGGATATCCATTATTAGAGCATTCATGCTCTAAGACCAGCCTTAGGCCACACGGGGCGGGTGCGTTATGGCGAGCCATAATGCGTTGAAGTAGAATGGCACACCGCCGCCGCTCCTTTGATAACGCGTGATATATTCAACGCGTGGTGCACATAACGCGTTGAAAACTAATGAAATTCGACCGTTGCACAATTTGACCGTTTTAAAACGgtaacttttaataaaaaaaaataatccattttatctatatatatatatccacattttaaccattttttcacacaCCAAACTCTatcttttaaccaatttaaacccatttcacacaatttttatatctttctcaaatggaattccctacggattcgacgtttccgatgtctagcgataccgataccgagtcgtcttccgacaacgacacgctaaactattttgtgtcagtgtataacgagcttgatgccgagtcgtcccgcccaaagaagaagatggtcggccgtgatcgtatacgtgccaacgaagttttgatgaacgattattttgtggaaagCCCGCTatacaatgccgaaacgtttagagaccgttttcgtttacccaaagaattatttttaaagattgttggagacatcgaggCAAGCGAGGgatggtttcaagaaggttacgatgcgaggggcaaaccaagtttcacgccgattcaaaaatgcacgtccgccattcgccaactagcgacaggtaacccacccgatcaatatgatgaatacctagctatgtctgaaagaacttcacgtgaatgtttgcaatttttttgcaatgcggtcattaagttgtattctaacgagtttttacgtaaaccgacgagccacgacatctcacgtatttatgccgcacacgaggctagatggcattttcccgggatgctcggtagcatcgattgtacacatatcgagtggaaaaattgtccaagagagttgcgaggggcgtatgtgaggggagacctcaaaagaccaaccatcatactagaagcggtggcgtcgaatgatttatggatttggcattcgtatttcggtgtcccaggttcaaacaacgacatcaatgtgttgcacacgtcgccgttgttccaaagcgtaacggatggtaccgcaccttcctctcctttctatgttaacggtcgacattacagacgaggcttttatcttgtggatggtatctacccgtcttggtctgtttttgtgaaagctccctcatttcccgtcgaggctaaagaaaaggcgttcaaaaaattgcaagaatcggcaagaaaagatgttgagagggcatttggtgttttaaagggtagatggggtatactacaccgaccggttcgttcgatgaccaagaaagcaatacatagcatagtgtatgcgtgtatcatattgcacaatatgttgatcaaacacgacggacgtgcaatatccccggattgggtaccggatcctcctacacaagttcaagttccacaagatatcaatttacaattgcgtaacgaagaaactcactttcggttgagatacgatttaatcgaactagtaggttctctaggtttggagtttccggattcggacgaggagtaggtttttttttttaaattgtatgttcctagtatgttaaattcgaggagtaggttttttttttttttttacaaattgtatgtttctagtatgtgaaattgaagtagtatgttttaaaattaatgaaagttttaattttagtgttttattgttaatttctaatttaaaataa
This genomic interval carries:
- the LOC110899569 gene encoding protein ALP1-like, which encodes MDSPSSSSMLNYCYHEFFADGDGSTDEEVEQEAVTGACKLAMRYAEHCRRPQAKKGKRGYIERDRRGAHDRLMKDYFDEEPTYSNEMFRRRFRMSKRLFLRIVHDLEANYDFFKQKADARGELGFTGIQKCTSALRILAYGNTTDINDEYLKMGEKTTRDSLEHFCRGIIDVYGARYLRTPTWEDLQKIYEVHNAEHGLPGMIGSIDCMHWRWDNCPTAWRGQHTRGDQKGPTIILQAVASQDLWVWSAYFGVVGSCNDINVFEQSPLLEEWISGKAPKASFYANGNYYPHGYYLSDGIYPRYSIFVKTYSDPFDEKRAYFKKVQESSRKDIERCFGVLKQRWHYLRNPCRAWSKQKMRDAMYACIIMHNMILEDEGKAICQNYVPEAVQEEHPQASMEERVNNARELRYEPYHSQLMVDLLHHAWSVRYVPPEGEEETEDEGEESEDEN